A genomic region of Oncorhynchus mykiss isolate Arlee chromosome 2, USDA_OmykA_1.1, whole genome shotgun sequence contains the following coding sequences:
- the LOC110536807 gene encoding RNA binding protein fox-1 homolog 1-like isoform X2: MLSSPTMILQPYGLPVYPQGAQCYPSLVQGGPGQEACPGSGDPTLPQVYAQPPSYPPPGQAPPTPAGRLPPLDYSSAHPNSEYQEHHQLRVYQGPQHEGADTLAAISTDDALVPVTSDSQALSMSVSSGGGAGSGSDEEGSGKAQPKRLHVSNIPFRFRDPDLRQMFGQFGKILDVEIIFNERGSKGFGFVTFESAMEADRAREKLNGTIVEGRKVEVRNRHTIDSYLEYLSVCLSEKLYPLSVQVNNATARIVTKKPQTPLVNGEVSTPGWKINPVMGAMYAPELYTVASFPYPVAAPTLAYRGSPLRGRGRAVYNTIRSAAAPTAMPAYPGMSPFSVLYQDGLYGAEVYGGYPAAYRVAQSPSAATATYSDGYGRVYAAATDPYHHSVGPTATYGVGTMASLYRGGYNRFTPY; the protein is encoded by the exons ATGCTCTCTTCTCCTACAATGATTCTTCAGCCTTACGGACTGCCCGTCTATCCCCAGGGTGCCCAATGTTACCCCAGCCTAGTACAG GGAGGCCCTGGGCAGGAGGCCTGCCCCGGCAGTGGTGACCCCACCCTCCCACAGGTCTATGCCCAGCCTCCCTCATACCCTCCACCAGGACAAGCTCCTCCCACACCGGCAGGCAGACTTCCTCCTCTAGACTATAGTTCCGCCCACCCCAACTCAGAGTACCAGGAGCATCACCAGCTCAGAGTCTATCAGGGCCCGCAACACGAAGGGGCTGACACTCTGGCAGCCATTAGCACG GACGATGCCCTGGTTCCGGTGACCTCTGACTCCCAAGCTCTGAGCATGTCAGTGTCATCAGGGGGCGGAGCAGGAAGTGGTAGCGATGAGGAGGGGTCAGGCAAGGCCCAGCCCAAGCGTCTCCACGTTTCCAACATCCCCTTCCGCTTCAGAGACCCGGACCTCAGACAGATGTTTGGG CAATTTGGCaagatcctggatgtggagattATCTTTAATGAGAGAGGGTCAAAG GGTTTTGGGTTCGTGACCTTTGAGAGCGCAATGGAGGCAGACCGAGCGAGGGAAAAACTGAACGGAACGATCGTTGAGGGGAGGAAGGTTGAAGTGAGGAATAGACATACTATAGATAGTTATcttgaatatctgtctgtctgtctgtctgagaaaTTGTACCCTCTGTCTGTGCAGGTGAACAATGCTACAGCCAGAATAGTCACCAAGAAGCCCCAAACACCTCTTGTGAATGGTGAGGTTTCAA ccCCTGGATGGAAGATCAACCCTGTCATGGGAGCGATGTATGCACCTGAACTCTACACCG ttGCCAGTTTCCCCTACCCCGTAGCTGCTCCCACCCTGGCCTATCGGGGCTCACCACTGCGTGGGCGGGGCCGGGCTGTCTACAACACAATTCGCTCAGCTGCCGCACCCACTGCCATGCCCGCCTACCCTGG AATGTCTCCTTTCAGTGTGCTGTACCAAGATGGATTATATGGAGCTGAAGTCTAT GGCGGTTATCCTGCAGCGTACAGAGTTGCCCAATCACCATCCGCTGCCACAGCAACATACAGTGATGG ATATGGCAGAGTTTATGCTGCTGCAACGGATCCCTACCACCATTCAGTGGGACCCACGGCAACATACGGCGTCGGAACAATG GCCAGTCTGTACAGAGGAGGATACAACCGCTTCACCCCTTATTGA
- the LOC110536807 gene encoding RNA binding protein fox-1 homolog 1-like isoform X4 yields the protein MLSSPTMILQPYGLPVYPQGAQCYPSLVQGGPGQEACPGSGDPTLPQVYAQPPSYPPPGQAPPTPAGRLPPLDYSSAHPNSEYQEHHQLRVYQGPQHEGADTLAAISTDDALVPVTSDSQALSMSVSSGGGAGSGSDEEGSGKAQPKRLHVSNIPFRFRDPDLRQMFGQFGKILDVEIIFNERGSKGFGFVTFESAMEADRAREKLNGTIVEGRKVEVRNRHTIDSYLEYLSVCLSEKLYPLSVQVNNATARIVTKKPQTPLVNGEVSTPGWKINPVMGAMYAPELYTVASFPYPVAAPTLAYRGSPLRGRGRAVYNTIRSAAAPTAMPAYPGVLYQDGLYGAEVYGGYPAAYRVAQSPSAATATYSDGYGRVYAAATDPYHHSVGPTATYGVGTMASLYRGGYNRFTPY from the exons ATGCTCTCTTCTCCTACAATGATTCTTCAGCCTTACGGACTGCCCGTCTATCCCCAGGGTGCCCAATGTTACCCCAGCCTAGTACAG GGAGGCCCTGGGCAGGAGGCCTGCCCCGGCAGTGGTGACCCCACCCTCCCACAGGTCTATGCCCAGCCTCCCTCATACCCTCCACCAGGACAAGCTCCTCCCACACCGGCAGGCAGACTTCCTCCTCTAGACTATAGTTCCGCCCACCCCAACTCAGAGTACCAGGAGCATCACCAGCTCAGAGTCTATCAGGGCCCGCAACACGAAGGGGCTGACACTCTGGCAGCCATTAGCACG GACGATGCCCTGGTTCCGGTGACCTCTGACTCCCAAGCTCTGAGCATGTCAGTGTCATCAGGGGGCGGAGCAGGAAGTGGTAGCGATGAGGAGGGGTCAGGCAAGGCCCAGCCCAAGCGTCTCCACGTTTCCAACATCCCCTTCCGCTTCAGAGACCCGGACCTCAGACAGATGTTTGGG CAATTTGGCaagatcctggatgtggagattATCTTTAATGAGAGAGGGTCAAAG GGTTTTGGGTTCGTGACCTTTGAGAGCGCAATGGAGGCAGACCGAGCGAGGGAAAAACTGAACGGAACGATCGTTGAGGGGAGGAAGGTTGAAGTGAGGAATAGACATACTATAGATAGTTATcttgaatatctgtctgtctgtctgtctgagaaaTTGTACCCTCTGTCTGTGCAGGTGAACAATGCTACAGCCAGAATAGTCACCAAGAAGCCCCAAACACCTCTTGTGAATGGTGAGGTTTCAA ccCCTGGATGGAAGATCAACCCTGTCATGGGAGCGATGTATGCACCTGAACTCTACACCG ttGCCAGTTTCCCCTACCCCGTAGCTGCTCCCACCCTGGCCTATCGGGGCTCACCACTGCGTGGGCGGGGCCGGGCTGTCTACAACACAATTCGCTCAGCTGCCGCACCCACTGCCATGCCCGCCTACCCTGG TGTGCTGTACCAAGATGGATTATATGGAGCTGAAGTCTAT GGCGGTTATCCTGCAGCGTACAGAGTTGCCCAATCACCATCCGCTGCCACAGCAACATACAGTGATGG ATATGGCAGAGTTTATGCTGCTGCAACGGATCCCTACCACCATTCAGTGGGACCCACGGCAACATACGGCGTCGGAACAATG GCCAGTCTGTACAGAGGAGGATACAACCGCTTCACCCCTTATTGA
- the LOC110536807 gene encoding RNA binding protein fox-1 homolog 1-like isoform X5, producing the protein MWKLLDNVPENQICSDRGGPGQEACPGSGDPTLPQVYAQPPSYPPPGQAPPTPAGRLPPLDYSSAHPNSEYQEHHQLRVYQGPQHEGADTLAAISTDDALVPVTSDSQALSMSVSSGGGAGSGSDEEGSGKAQPKRLHVSNIPFRFRDPDLRQMFGQFGKILDVEIIFNERGSKGFGFVTFESAMEADRAREKLNGTIVEGRKVEVRNRHTIDSYLEYLSVCLSEKLYPLSVQVNNATARIVTKKPQTPLVNGEVSTPGWKINPVMGAMYAPELYTGEFQFASFPYPVAAPTLAYRGSPLRGRGRAVYNTIRSAAAPTAMPAYPGMSPFSVLYQDGLYGAEVYGGYPAAYRVAQSPSAATATYSDGYGRVYAAATDPYHHSVGPTATYGVGTMASLYRGGYNRFTPY; encoded by the exons ATGTGGAAgttgttggacaatgtaccagaGAATCAGATATGCAGTGACAGG GGAGGCCCTGGGCAGGAGGCCTGCCCCGGCAGTGGTGACCCCACCCTCCCACAGGTCTATGCCCAGCCTCCCTCATACCCTCCACCAGGACAAGCTCCTCCCACACCGGCAGGCAGACTTCCTCCTCTAGACTATAGTTCCGCCCACCCCAACTCAGAGTACCAGGAGCATCACCAGCTCAGAGTCTATCAGGGCCCGCAACACGAAGGGGCTGACACTCTGGCAGCCATTAGCACG GACGATGCCCTGGTTCCGGTGACCTCTGACTCCCAAGCTCTGAGCATGTCAGTGTCATCAGGGGGCGGAGCAGGAAGTGGTAGCGATGAGGAGGGGTCAGGCAAGGCCCAGCCCAAGCGTCTCCACGTTTCCAACATCCCCTTCCGCTTCAGAGACCCGGACCTCAGACAGATGTTTGGG CAATTTGGCaagatcctggatgtggagattATCTTTAATGAGAGAGGGTCAAAG GGTTTTGGGTTCGTGACCTTTGAGAGCGCAATGGAGGCAGACCGAGCGAGGGAAAAACTGAACGGAACGATCGTTGAGGGGAGGAAGGTTGAAGTGAGGAATAGACATACTATAGATAGTTATcttgaatatctgtctgtctgtctgtctgagaaaTTGTACCCTCTGTCTGTGCAGGTGAACAATGCTACAGCCAGAATAGTCACCAAGAAGCCCCAAACACCTCTTGTGAATGGTGAGGTTTCAA ccCCTGGATGGAAGATCAACCCTGTCATGGGAGCGATGTATGCACCTGAACTCTACACCGGTGAGTTTCAAT ttGCCAGTTTCCCCTACCCCGTAGCTGCTCCCACCCTGGCCTATCGGGGCTCACCACTGCGTGGGCGGGGCCGGGCTGTCTACAACACAATTCGCTCAGCTGCCGCACCCACTGCCATGCCCGCCTACCCTGG AATGTCTCCTTTCAGTGTGCTGTACCAAGATGGATTATATGGAGCTGAAGTCTAT GGCGGTTATCCTGCAGCGTACAGAGTTGCCCAATCACCATCCGCTGCCACAGCAACATACAGTGATGG ATATGGCAGAGTTTATGCTGCTGCAACGGATCCCTACCACCATTCAGTGGGACCCACGGCAACATACGGCGTCGGAACAATG GCCAGTCTGTACAGAGGAGGATACAACCGCTTCACCCCTTATTGA
- the LOC110536807 gene encoding RNA binding protein fox-1 homolog 1-like isoform X13, protein MEDDALVPVTSDSQALSMSVSSGGGAGSGSDEEGSGKAQPKRLHVSNIPFRFRDPDLRQMFGQFGKILDVEIIFNERGSKGFGFVTFESAMEADRAREKLNGTIVEGRKVEVRNRHTIDSYLEYLSVCLSEKLYPLSVQVNNATARIVTKKPQTPLVNGEVSTPGWKINPVMGAMYAPELYTGEFQFASFPYPVAAPTLAYRGSPLRGRGRAVYNTIRSAAAPTAMPAYPGMSPFSVLYQDGLYGAEVYGGYPAAYRVAQSPSAATATYSDGYGRVYAAATDPYHHSVGPTATYGVGTMASLYRGGYNRFTPY, encoded by the exons ATGGAG GACGATGCCCTGGTTCCGGTGACCTCTGACTCCCAAGCTCTGAGCATGTCAGTGTCATCAGGGGGCGGAGCAGGAAGTGGTAGCGATGAGGAGGGGTCAGGCAAGGCCCAGCCCAAGCGTCTCCACGTTTCCAACATCCCCTTCCGCTTCAGAGACCCGGACCTCAGACAGATGTTTGGG CAATTTGGCaagatcctggatgtggagattATCTTTAATGAGAGAGGGTCAAAG GGTTTTGGGTTCGTGACCTTTGAGAGCGCAATGGAGGCAGACCGAGCGAGGGAAAAACTGAACGGAACGATCGTTGAGGGGAGGAAGGTTGAAGTGAGGAATAGACATACTATAGATAGTTATcttgaatatctgtctgtctgtctgtctgagaaaTTGTACCCTCTGTCTGTGCAGGTGAACAATGCTACAGCCAGAATAGTCACCAAGAAGCCCCAAACACCTCTTGTGAATGGTGAGGTTTCAA ccCCTGGATGGAAGATCAACCCTGTCATGGGAGCGATGTATGCACCTGAACTCTACACCGGTGAGTTTCAAT ttGCCAGTTTCCCCTACCCCGTAGCTGCTCCCACCCTGGCCTATCGGGGCTCACCACTGCGTGGGCGGGGCCGGGCTGTCTACAACACAATTCGCTCAGCTGCCGCACCCACTGCCATGCCCGCCTACCCTGG AATGTCTCCTTTCAGTGTGCTGTACCAAGATGGATTATATGGAGCTGAAGTCTAT GGCGGTTATCCTGCAGCGTACAGAGTTGCCCAATCACCATCCGCTGCCACAGCAACATACAGTGATGG ATATGGCAGAGTTTATGCTGCTGCAACGGATCCCTACCACCATTCAGTGGGACCCACGGCAACATACGGCGTCGGAACAATG GCCAGTCTGTACAGAGGAGGATACAACCGCTTCACCCCTTATTGA
- the LOC110536807 gene encoding RNA binding protein fox-1 homolog 1-like isoform X12, which translates to MFLDDALVPVTSDSQALSMSVSSGGGAGSGSDEEGSGKAQPKRLHVSNIPFRFRDPDLRQMFGQFGKILDVEIIFNERGSKGFGFVTFESAMEADRAREKLNGTIVEGRKVEVRNRHTIDSYLEYLSVCLSEKLYPLSVQVNNATARIVTKKPQTPLVNGEVSTPGWKINPVMGAMYAPELYTGEFQFASFPYPVAAPTLAYRGSPLRGRGRAVYNTIRSAAAPTAMPAYPGMSPFSVLYQDGLYGAEVYGGYPAAYRVAQSPSAATATYSDGYGRVYAAATDPYHHSVGPTATYGVGTMASLYRGGYNRFTPY; encoded by the exons ATGTTTctg GACGATGCCCTGGTTCCGGTGACCTCTGACTCCCAAGCTCTGAGCATGTCAGTGTCATCAGGGGGCGGAGCAGGAAGTGGTAGCGATGAGGAGGGGTCAGGCAAGGCCCAGCCCAAGCGTCTCCACGTTTCCAACATCCCCTTCCGCTTCAGAGACCCGGACCTCAGACAGATGTTTGGG CAATTTGGCaagatcctggatgtggagattATCTTTAATGAGAGAGGGTCAAAG GGTTTTGGGTTCGTGACCTTTGAGAGCGCAATGGAGGCAGACCGAGCGAGGGAAAAACTGAACGGAACGATCGTTGAGGGGAGGAAGGTTGAAGTGAGGAATAGACATACTATAGATAGTTATcttgaatatctgtctgtctgtctgtctgagaaaTTGTACCCTCTGTCTGTGCAGGTGAACAATGCTACAGCCAGAATAGTCACCAAGAAGCCCCAAACACCTCTTGTGAATGGTGAGGTTTCAA ccCCTGGATGGAAGATCAACCCTGTCATGGGAGCGATGTATGCACCTGAACTCTACACCGGTGAGTTTCAAT ttGCCAGTTTCCCCTACCCCGTAGCTGCTCCCACCCTGGCCTATCGGGGCTCACCACTGCGTGGGCGGGGCCGGGCTGTCTACAACACAATTCGCTCAGCTGCCGCACCCACTGCCATGCCCGCCTACCCTGG AATGTCTCCTTTCAGTGTGCTGTACCAAGATGGATTATATGGAGCTGAAGTCTAT GGCGGTTATCCTGCAGCGTACAGAGTTGCCCAATCACCATCCGCTGCCACAGCAACATACAGTGATGG ATATGGCAGAGTTTATGCTGCTGCAACGGATCCCTACCACCATTCAGTGGGACCCACGGCAACATACGGCGTCGGAACAATG GCCAGTCTGTACAGAGGAGGATACAACCGCTTCACCCCTTATTGA